Proteins from a genomic interval of Microbacterium imperiale:
- a CDS encoding trimeric intracellular cation channel family protein, with amino-acid sequence MTQTQFVIPLWADLTAVGLGGVQGALFASGFVGKRRLDPLGVVIIGILIGMGGGLIRDLLLNVPPVTLQSNWYLITATTAALVGMLLSNVFQRLNAVIIGLDAVVIGLFGAFGTSKALLLGLPIVPAIFIGSCAAVGGSILRDVILGLPVAIMHVGSLYAVAAAAGCAVLAGTVAFGAPLVVAAVIGIVVTTVIRLLAVVFDISLPEQRALHRRKVAVETSAIPIVKE; translated from the coding sequence GTGACGCAGACTCAGTTCGTGATCCCGTTGTGGGCCGATCTCACCGCGGTCGGACTCGGCGGCGTGCAGGGCGCGCTGTTCGCGTCGGGCTTCGTCGGCAAACGGCGCCTCGATCCCCTCGGCGTCGTCATCATCGGCATCCTGATCGGCATGGGGGGCGGCTTGATCCGCGATCTGCTCCTGAATGTCCCGCCGGTCACGCTGCAGAGCAACTGGTACCTCATCACGGCCACGACGGCCGCCCTCGTCGGGATGCTTCTGTCGAACGTGTTCCAGCGTCTGAACGCCGTGATCATCGGCCTCGATGCCGTCGTCATCGGGTTGTTCGGAGCCTTCGGCACGAGCAAGGCGCTGCTGCTGGGGCTGCCGATCGTGCCCGCGATCTTCATCGGCTCGTGCGCCGCCGTCGGCGGCAGCATCCTGCGCGACGTGATCCTCGGGCTGCCCGTCGCGATCATGCACGTGGGATCGCTGTACGCCGTCGCCGCGGCCGCCGGGTGCGCCGTGCTGGCGGGAACCGTCGCGTTCGGCGCTCCCCTCGTGGTCGCGGCCGTCATCGGGATCGTCGTGACCACCGTGATCCGCTTGCTCGCCGTCGTGTTCGACATCTCGCTGCCCGAGCAGCGCGCGTTGCACCGCCGCAAAGTGGCCGTCGAAACGTCCGCCATCCCGATCGTCAAGGAGTGA
- a CDS encoding type B 50S ribosomal protein L31, giving the protein MKTDIHPEYRAVVFRDLGSGETFLTRSTVSSDKTIELDGETYPVIDVEISSASHPFYTGKQRIMDSAGRVEKFNQRFKNFGSK; this is encoded by the coding sequence ATGAAGACTGACATCCACCCCGAGTACCGCGCCGTCGTTTTCCGCGACCTCGGCTCCGGCGAGACCTTCCTGACCCGTTCGACGGTCTCGAGCGACAAGACGATCGAGCTGGACGGCGAGACCTACCCGGTCATCGACGTCGAGATCTCGTCCGCCTCGCACCCGTTCTACACGGGCAAGCAGCGCATCATGGACTCGGCCGGTCGCGTCGAGAAGTTCAACCAGCGCTTCAAGAACTTCGGCTCCAAGTAA
- the recO gene encoding DNA repair protein RecO, with amino-acid sequence MPTYRDEVVILRTHKLGEADRIVTMLSRRHGKLRGVAKGVRRTSSRFGARLEPFMVADVQLYKGRSLDIIQQAESLGSYGAEIATDYDRYTSASAMVEAADRLNEAETTPQQYLLLVGGLRALSRGEHDSRAVLDSYLLRAMALSGWAPSLDACARCGRTGPHAGFVAPLGGSVCDACAPAGSARIAPETGDRLRALIAGEWDVVDAGSPHAAASASGLIAAYAQWHLERGIRSLGHIGAGR; translated from the coding sequence GTGCCCACCTACCGCGACGAGGTCGTGATCCTGCGCACCCACAAGCTGGGTGAGGCTGACCGTATCGTCACGATGCTGAGCCGCCGCCATGGCAAGCTCCGCGGCGTCGCGAAGGGCGTGCGGCGCACCTCGTCCCGCTTCGGTGCTCGTCTCGAGCCGTTCATGGTGGCCGACGTCCAGCTCTACAAGGGCCGCAGCCTCGACATCATCCAGCAGGCCGAGTCGCTCGGGTCGTACGGCGCCGAGATCGCGACCGACTACGACCGCTACACCTCCGCATCGGCGATGGTCGAAGCGGCCGATCGCCTGAACGAGGCCGAGACGACGCCGCAGCAGTACCTGCTGCTGGTGGGTGGCCTGCGAGCGCTGTCGCGGGGCGAGCATGACAGCCGCGCGGTGCTGGACTCCTATCTGCTGCGCGCGATGGCTCTGTCGGGCTGGGCGCCCTCGCTCGACGCGTGCGCGCGCTGCGGTCGCACCGGCCCTCACGCGGGCTTCGTCGCCCCCCTCGGCGGCTCGGTGTGCGACGCGTGCGCCCCCGCCGGATCGGCGCGCATCGCCCCCGAGACGGGCGACCGGCTGCGCGCGCTCATCGCCGGCGAATGGGATGTCGTCGACGCCGGCAGCCCGCACGCGGCGGCATCCGCCTCGGGACTCATCGCCGCGTACGCGCAGTGGCATCTCGAGCGCGGCATCCGCTCGCTCGGGCATATCGGGGCGGGCCGGTGA